TGATCAGACTTATCCTTTTTATTCATCAACGAATATAATTCCTGTCTCAAGCCCTCTATGTTCTTGTTAAGAACATACAATGATTGTTTCACATCATTTTTGATGGTTGACCCTCCTATTTATATATTTTATATTCGTCCGTAAGACTTGAATAA
The nucleotide sequence above comes from Clostridia bacterium. Encoded proteins:
- a CDS encoding aspartyl-phosphate phosphatase Spo0E family protein, whose translation is MKQSLYVLNKNIEGLRQELYSLMNKKDKSDQSIILISQELDKLLVEYHRLMKKR